The sequence TTAGGAAACCACTTTTCTCATTGACCAACTAGATAAGACACTAGGCTTCGTTTGAGAGTTCataagagaatggaatggaattaaaatgaataatcataaaagaatgaaaaggaataaaatgtatttaagtaagggaaatgaatagaaaagaaagaaatagaatgAAATTAAGGAACCTTATTTGCATGTTTtgaaataaaggaatggaaaggaaatgaaatgaatgaaatgtaagtaatcttgtttgggagtaataTAGAGGGAAaagaatgaaatcattttattacaatattactattagatccctattttaaaataaatggctGAATATATAAGagtattttggaagttttagtaaaaatttcattaaatctaatttcattccctccaattcctcccaatttttgggggaatgaaaatttgagattttaatggaatagagaggaataaGTGTTTcctcctacccattccattccctcccatttAGCCATTGTTTGaaaggagggaatggaatggaaaggaaggaagagaataattttataatattcttctATTCCTTTGTTTAggagttttaatggagagaatggaaagttcattttcttatttgagagtttaagtagaaagaaatgaaatgggTAAGAGGAAACACatattcctctctattcccttaaaacctcaaattttcattcccctgAAATTAGGAGGaattggagggaatggaattaaatttaatgaattttttattaaaactctcaaaatactcctatatattcggccatttattttaaaataagggtctaatagtaatattgtcataaaatgattccatttaTTTCTCTCTATATTTCTCCCAAACAAGGTTACTTACATTCCATCAtttctattcctttattttaaaacatccaaataaggttatttattccatttcattcatttccattcttttatgatcattcaatttaatttcattcccttatgCACCCCCAAACAAAGTCTGAAACTCCAAAATAAGGGAATGACATTTACATTCCCTCtattaaaactttcaaataaGGGAAgggaataattttataaaattattcttttcattttattcctttccctcctcccaaacgagggtttaaatatatataatgattttcTTACTAAACTTCGAACTTATAACATGTGCCTCAACATATGGGCCACCAAATTAATTTAGTCTTACACGGTTACACCCACCCCATAGAAAATgagttcaaaaaaagaaatcaaataatGACAatgttatccaaaaaaaaagaggcaattTTTTGTGTggagtaattcttaggtactctcgGAATATGGTGAATGATGCTCTCTTCTCTCACATTTATAATAGGGttcactcattaaattcatgatatagttcatcataaatataaaaggaGAGAACACAATTTCACCATATTCCGAGAATAACTAAAAATTTTCCATGCACTTGTCATGCGAAAATGGTAATTTGTGTATTGCCTAGAAGCTTGTGTGATAAACAAATTGAATGCAACTTACTTTGACATTAATTAAAAAGTATAAGAATGCACGATCATATGAGTATGTGAAAGTGTGTCCTAAATGTTATTGCTACATGATGAATAAACACGATTCAcgtcttattttaaaattttagattttgttttttggttatatGGGAAAAAATTTGCGATTGGTTTCTAACATATTTCTCATTTATATACCTATCCTATATTGAACTTAATTAGCATGTTTGAGGTTTTTCatgattatattttatataaaaatgaacATAGATGCTggaaatttcataaataattgaTGAACATATGATTTAACGTGCTAAATTTATATTCAAGATAGATCTGCATCATATAAATAtcctaaatagtaaataaacaGATCATGCCCATGCATCACATTTTTCCACAtggtttgtttttattattcctCATATTTCTCCACTACACTGTAGTGATTGTTGTGCTTTGAACTCCGAACACTTGGGCCatgaaaaaatcataaatgaagGTCATttgattgaatatatatattagaaacaATTGAATATATTACATGGTCCTAATTATTAAGCTGTCAAAGTCCAACCATccctcaaaaataaattttataagtaaCACGGGACAAACCAACACGCATAGAAGTACAGCTTGTTGACAGTTAGGTGCTGAAGATTATTAGGTGGATGAGTATACTGTTTATTTAAGCTTCGCCACGGTGGTGACCCATTGTGTCAATTAATGACAGATGAATCAACTGCTAGATCACTTGTGAAAAAGGCACACACGGGTGGAAATTTTCAGAAGTATGGAATAATCTTTTCCACGAAGAAAATTGTGGTGGAAAAGGAATCTATACAATTTTTAGGCTCAATTTTAAATCAATCAGGTTTAAAACTACAACatataattcttaaaattagaaaatttcctACAAACTAccgaacataaaaataaaaaacccaaatttgtGCCGATCAAGATCCTTGAAGATACTATGGCTCAAAAGACCAATGTTCATAATGGCCTATAAAGCAAACAAATTTGTAGGGGGGAAAAATGCTAGTCTAGACTCAAGGGTTAGCTTAGAGTTGGGTCCTATGTATATCTTCTAataggttttatatatatatatatatatatatatatatatagatagaggtttatttataaacacatgaacataaacttgtctaAATATAGATCATAGTGTCTATAAGTATGATTAAACAATGTTTAAGATGTTGTCAAGTCAGAGTACAAGAACATGAAACTGTAGATTCAAGGAATCAAGATTTAACAGTTTTAACCGATCGAAACTAAAGTTCAATCGATCAAAGTTGATTTCCAGAATTTGTTTTTCAGCTCATTAAGCCCGGGAAGTGATTAGGGTTTCATTCCAACTACACTTAGTATTCTCCTTCCAAAGTCACTACTGGAAATCAATCTATACACAATCTAAACCGAAAGATCTGAAGTTACTACAAACTAGTTATCAAAGGTGTtagatctaaaccttcaagtgCAATCTTGGATTCGTAGACTAGAGGTCTATATTGGAGAAAGTCTTTAATGGGATTTTGAAGTGCGTGAATTGGAGGTTTACGTTGCAACAGTTCACTATAAAGGAAGTTTGTGAGACACAGACTCAATTTGGTAACTGAAGTTAGATTTACTACAAATTGATATTCTTGACTGTAAATCTTCAGCTTATAGTGAATCTGTTACCTCGGGATTGATTAGGTCAAGTACCCCAGGTTTTTCCTTTGGAACAAGTtgtttcataaggttttcttggTCATTACATCCTGtgtcatatttattttttgctgtgtTTGATGTGTATGCTTGATTGTTTAACCTAAGTCTCTCATAATtgatctaattaacaacttggccTTAAAACTAGTCAAACATTGTTTGTCTCAACAGTctaacaaaatttaacaaaatattattttttactcttttattttattctattatttGTCAAAATATGAAGTTTGATAATTAGAGTATGGAAACATCAATTAtgctatttaaagaaaatatgacaTGGCAAGATTCTAGAacataatttaaaatcaaataaaaagaacatatattataataatgtaaGCTAAAATTGTCAGTACCCAAAAACTGATCtgacaaaatatgaaaatgtaaaaaaagaagTAAGTCTGCTAcagttttattatatattataaattaattatagataataaaaaattaaaggtcTAGTGTTTTCCActgtacatatatatacaaataagtCAAACCATGTTTATTCCTTCTttctacaattatttttttccaagatttttcatttcaaacttAAGTAAgttattccaaaaaaatttgagttcttATGTCATATTCTTGGAAACGACCTTTTGTTTGCAATTCATATGGTAAATATATCCTTATCACTATTCATGTACCCTAGGCACTTTgacaaaatcattattttttaaattattttccttccaaaatttcaaaataatatcatatataaattataatagttACTAACAAGATTAGTTAGAGGATGAGTAAAATAAAGTAAATCAGTGAGCATGATGACCAAGGTGGTCAATACCGTGCCGGTATATACCATACCGGTATCAAAATGTCAACCTTTTGTACCAGTTTAAATACTGGACTTACTAGCCATGTACTAGGTGTACTGGCCGATTTCAAGtgtaccggccggtaccggGCGTACCGGCTggtaccaaaagaaaaaagctttttttttttttttagttttgtaatttttgaatttttgtaagggtagaatagtaacttatttgcattaacttattggtattatttgttttcttaatatgcaatgaacaattaagctttttgttttttatagtgtttttttttttttttttttggttgatgctaaagtctaaaaccatgaataatttattttgaattaaggtaattttttatagtaaacttatatatatatatatatatatatataatagcggtaaacccgaaacggtataCCAGTATAACTTCCAGTACAAGATTGACTCCCTTAATAATGACTCAAGCTTTGGCCATCTGCTTCAAAATGAAAGAGTTCTTCTAGGCTCTTTCAATTCAAGATCAATTAAACACATGCGGAGAGAAGGCAACCAAGTGGCCCATCAACTTGCTAGATATGCAAAAAACTTAAGCCAGGTTTTTGTATGGATTGAAGATGAACTTGAATTCTTGAGTGATATATAGCTTGATAAAAGATAGAAAGTTATGTAATTAATAGTTATCTGTTTAatgaaatctcaaatttttcctgtaaaaagaaaaaaaaaaccataaaataataatcttaGAAGGCTGgtgttatttttgaaataaaaagttAGTCTTGATGCTTttccaaaatcaacccaaaaaaaaagatgtaattttcccttaagactttttttttttcccttataagAATATAGCaactttattaagaaaaagataaactcattacatcatgagccaaagaAGACTCAATCATATACCTGTTTTCCTCTATCCTAAGTTATAAATTTATCAATACCTTTGGCAAACTAGACTAGGGTATAAGTTGGTCGATTTCCCTATCGCTTCACATGTGACACTCTTGCCACTCTAAATACCTCCATTTGTTGTTGGATCCCCTCAATAAAATTAGCAATAGTTACTACCCTCAAACCCCGCATCACGTACACCAACCTCCCAGGCAAAACGAACTCCTTTCGCCAAGGCCATTGCTTCTATTTCCAAGGGCCCCAACGACATGTGTAGAGTTTTACTCATAGCCACTTCAATTCTTCCAGCCGAGTCATGGATAATCactttgtaaggttgaatttattcaatcatgtgttggatTTATTCCATGCTAAATTTGTTTGTATCTTAGCAATTAGAtactctgtatttaggtgggaatcatgtaagggttgtgtgtgtgtgtgtgtgtgtgtgtgtgagtgtgaagaaaactcaagatgtgTGCAAATCAAAGGAGGCTCGTGACTGAATCTAATATTCTCATGTGTAGCATGCAGGGAACTGAAGGGTCATGACAGCTAGAGCACTAAAGGACAAAAATATACAGTCTGACCATGCAATTAGCTCGCGACTCGTTCCAGTCACGAGGGTGAGTCCCCAAAATGCCTTGTTTGGatgaaacttgatttttcacattcctcacatacactactataaatacccttatacccacgaaatgtagagagcttctagagataattttgagagagaaaccttagagaaaaacaagattgactcgtccacaattttcatcatttgattctctaaattcctctactctcaccctctctattgatatatccttgagaggcaCATTTTGcgaaatccttatctcaccatacccatatctgtgaagAGGTATCTTGGTGCTTAGGAAGTAGTTCAGAGATGACCAATTTACTTGGTTGATGTAATGggcttattgcgggatccgggaagctaaagaagacaaggttaagcataaccctgttggagcaagaagcttggatggcttaggtgcattgggtagattaggcttggagagtattctgctattcatgtatcctaactgtattctttagtggatcatttgaccgcttggagggcagcaaataggtttttcgccaagttcttcggtttcctctttgataacacgtgTCGATGttatctttgtatttgcatctctcttcccttattctttaccttttaatttctattgtgtttgtgattaattatggtttagagagTTTTACCTATTTGGTTATAGCTTATATACATCATtccacacatatattgtttatgtataagcttgtgttggtattgttaaatttaggggtctaaacattcattagtgttttacacactaattgaactttcaattgatATTAGAGCGGGTGCACTTGCTatggtttcattacctaagtgtgatcctaaaCCCCTTAGCTATGGATGAAGCTATGGAAAAGACTATGTTGAACTATGGTTtaaatgtttgtgataatgactctatgagtatgtttgaagaatgtcctaacaatgaacttctagagttattaaaaacaaagaaacatgttagaatgtttgttcacatgctgaaattttttgaaaatgagaacCATATGCTACACAATAGTCTTTGTGAATCAAATTCCTTGATTAAGAAGTATAAAAGAAGGAATAGAATATTGTGTGATAAGGTTGAtgatcttaaaaagaaaattcaatctaaCAAGAAAGTGGAAAATGAAGATAATTTTCTGTTTAAAGATCAAGAGTGCTTGTCCCATGCTTGCTTATTTGTGCACACCTCCTCGAAGGTATTTAATTTGTGTTTATGGTATCTTGACAGCAGCTGTTCTCACCATATGACAGgagataaattattatttaagtcACTCAAAGAGagggttggtgactatgtgacatTTGGTGATGGAAGCCATGCTCAAGTACTTGGCAAAGGGACTATTGAGATACCAGGACTATGTGAGATACCGCGCCCCCATCCCGTTTTTTAGGATGTttggccaaacccacgtgaatgggtagAGTTGTGTTATTACCTCTCAAAAtagaggttcgactagttatattttcttctttagattaagggttttacaatggagttgccacttatttaattattgggataaataagaaaaccaaaattgaaaaattcctcattttattaattttcaattgaatttacattgatcataggaaattacTATTGGAAAATCTtggttttgtatctcatacaaaacacacagcggaagcaacaaacacgaatctacttcattcatgaaagataacatgtaaccttgaattatagaacaaagaatagaaagtaTACCTTGGTGcgatgaaattcaaaaccaagactTGAGAATTACTTGGGaaaacttttaatcttcactccaattccaattgatgcccaagaagtgtggtctctcaatcaatttccaagaaaagaataaaaaagtgtccaacactcacatacatcATTTCATTCCTTATATGATCTTAATAAAAATCACTTATTAAATTCTGTATGTTTTTCTCCttatatataactgattatctaattgggctagccttttgggccattccaattgggctctagtatgtggcttggaatGGGatcaaaagggaacaaataagactctaacTCCAATGAGCCTTgagcttttctgtcaactcttgacaagtccaaagttaccattaattatattcaataccactataagaatataattgcactctaggccttattaataaattatattccaagactttattatacacgcaaccccttcattaaaatattcgcagtaatacaaagtcatgaaatAGACTGctactttgaagattactacatcttaatcctcgAGTACCCGATTTAATCTTttatgttattcatcatatatttatgaaatccaatttcataaatatatactttagtaactccttactaaagtggttgggtccaacactctgaataaccaaactcattaaacttatctcaagagaatattttatatctccgttaagagattatgaattctatcttgagaatatatattccatcaacactaaatgcgGCTGCctaacatactgaggttttgaccgtaactaatagatctcactcctgatatatcaaagtaacctacaccTCATAATCAGGTCTATTATTTTCTTAGGATTTAGATTTGATGTAAACAAAaatcgtgagatttattattcatttgacattcattaggagaataataaatctcacagcgatCCAATTCAATatatcttaactcttaaaacatatcaacatatcaattaGAAGtttccacttccatgatcaagagaaatcatcttagttgatatgttatagtcttcgcagatgaaatgttcaatttcatcaccgactacgaactaaaattctgagtttacaaagaacttgtgatttatatcttctgtgacttttcacataaatcacatactacgCATCTCATGATCAAGAGAAATCatcacttccatgatcaagagaaatcatcttagttgatatgttatagtcttcgcagatgaaatgttcaatttcatcaccgactacgaactaaaattctgagtttacaaagaacttgtgatttatatcttctgtgactttttacataaatcacatactacgcatctcatggactaagataatgtcccattagttcattaataaatagtttcatataattaaacaatttaattatttatgatatgtcaataaattggattttagagcataaaccccaaaaattacatggctttggtcctagatacaatctaagataaagtacattcctttgtttcctagttacaatttaaaaattgaaaattacatagaTAAGCATtcgatctactaacccttgatttAAGCTCgaaggctatgttacaaggtgggaaggtgttagacacccaccttgcccggtaAAACCAGTCTTCTAGACTATgatggccaacattcatatcacatcatctaaTATGTTATCCATCAATTTGCATGTTAAATTCattgtgtgtgcatgtgataaaccctaatttaatctattaagcatttcatttggattgaaaaataaattctagtgaatgtgtgtggatggtgatatcctaaatttaagaatttaaaagaattattaaacaaacatatttttcatgttttttatgGGAATTTAAGATCGAAACTAGTGTTATGCAtaaacatgtgatgaacaaccaataACATGTGaagaatatataagaaaaattaagaacattaaaacatattcaaaggaatttaaattattattatcatgtttTAATCTTAAACTTTCATCATagcaacacaaaaaacaagCTAGGGAAagagattataccttcatgcaagatccatatggtggaggaggagactcttgGTAGAaatcctaagggtggaggaaaagaagagttaggagaggaaaagtaagtctcactcaataccttgagtcttaAAAAGATCAAGATATAACAAGACTACTCAATTTCACTAGAACTTAAGAGAGGGGAAGAGATGGGGTTTTTATGTGtctttggaatgaaggagaggggaGATTTATATAGTAATGGTTGATAAAGTATGAATGGAAtgtcatttaatgagggttgacaaagaatcatgaacctagacctcattttagcctttaggaAAATCTGGTGAATGTAGAGATTAGTGAGAGTGAAAACCAAACAAAGTTCAATTTTCTCATAGTTACTGTAATAGCCTGTAGAGttaacttcaaaaaatcatatctcaCTCAATTCTGATCAgcattgtctcattcttgtgctcaacTTGAAGCTccagatgtctagtttctgggaaaattaatctcattcacagattcaaaatattctgagagatatgaatgaaatggtgagcagagatcatttgttagaaaacaaTTTCAGCACAATTAGCATTAATTGGTCCCAAATTAGTTCCCAATTAACACTAATAGGCCCCAATCAATCCCATTTCAGACctaattagttccaaatttgccctaattaaaatataattgcacaaattactcattgaatgattaatgtttaactatctagttaattaagTGTGTacaaccctaccataaaatgtagtcctaaccaatcaaattatgacacatcatcaatctcaaattgattatacttataaccaattgaaatcaatttttcataatcacatatagtcagactgaatttgtgatagtgcatcttaacaattaaaacttgatttgataataactttcaatctggtggttcgattagggcttatgaccagtTGATttaatcgttacaacatcaagatcattttagtgaaatgagattaagaatCTAATGACCAAAATCAAGAGGCATATTttcaaggtgaaattacccATTTACCccccatgtgaggttaaatgcgggttgcaaaatggggtgtcaacaaACTACCTTTATTAAAAGATGTCTTATACATCAAAGGGCTTAAGGCAAATCTCTTAAGCATCACTCAACTATGTGATGAGGACTTCCTTGTTCAATTCTAAAAGAAGGGGTGCGTAATTATTGACGAAGAAGGGATTCAAGTATTGGAGGGAAATAGGACTACCGACAATTGCTACGGAATAATTCCTACATCAACAATTTCCTGTAGAAGTGCTCGGGTTGACATGTTAGAACTTTGGCATCAATGATTTGGGCATGCTAACTTCAAACAAGTGGCTAAAGTGTTTAAACTTGTAGCTATTGTAGGGCTTCCAAAATTTGGAAAGGTGGAGAAGACTATTTGTGGTGCATGTCAAATAGAGAAGCAAACAAAGTCAAATCATCACAAAGTGAATGTGATTTGTACCTCACGATGTTTAGAGcttcttcatgttgatctaatggggcccaCAAGAACTGAAAGCCTAGGAGGGAAAAAGTACATCATGGTcattattgatgatttctcaagataTACTTAGGTGgaatttcttagaaaaaaaaaatcagaggtAAGTGAGAGATGGAAATTCTGTGCAAGAAGCTTCAAAACGAGAAAGGGGTTCCTATTGTCAAGATAAGGAGTGATCATGGCAAGGAGTTTGAAAATGCAAGATTTGAGTCTTTTTGTGAGAAAAATTGGATCAAAAAGGACTTTTTAGCCCCTaaaactcctcaacaaaataGGGTAGTTGAGAGGAAGAATTCAGTGATTcaagaaatggcaagagttatactacttaacaagaaaatccGTCAAacgttttggggagaagctatGAACACTTCCTGTCATATTGGtaatagaatattcttccaAGCGGGAATGAAGAAGACCacatatgaaatttggaatggaaagaagcctaaAGTGAAGTACTTCCGAGTCTTGAGGAGCAAATGTTACATTCTAAACGATCAGGAGAACCTTGGAAAATTCGATGCCAAAAGTGATGAAGGCATTTTCCTTGGTTATTCTACCACTAGTCGGGCATATAGAGTCttcaacaagagaacaaagacagtgatggagtccatcaatgtggTGATTGATGATGCCATAACAAACATAGAgattgatgatgatggagaaggaCCAAGTTCCAAAGAATCCATCGTTGAGGTTAAAGCACAAGATATTGAAGTGGAAGGACTTACACCGGAAAAGGAATCGACTCTCGTGAACTCTAGAATGGAGACAATGTCAATGTCTAGATCATCAAGTCCTCTCACCCCTCcagaagttcatcctcctatctccTGGAATGATGATATGTCCACCtcaaagaagccatcatcaagAGTGGTTAAAAACCATCCAAAAAGTAACATCATTAGGtctctagatgaaggtcttcgtCTTAGAAAGGGAAACACACTTCTTGCCAATCATGTAACGTACCATTGCTACCTTACCCAATTTAAGACGAAAAAGGTAGAAGAAACACTTCAAGATGAAAATTGGGTGGACTTAATGCATGAAGAGTTGAATCAATTTGTAAGAAATAATGTATGGGAACTTATTCCTAGGCCTTAAAACGTTCATGTCATCGGCACCaaatggattttcaaaaacaagacaGACGAAGATGGCAAGATTATACGGAATAAGTCTCGATTGGTGGCCCAAGGATACACTTAAGTGgaaggagtagattttgatgaatcctttGCTCCCGTAGCAAGGCTTGAGTCTATCCGCATTCTTCTGTCAATTGCatgcactatgaacttcaaactctaccaaatggatgtgaaaTGTGCATTTCTCAATGGATAcctaaatgaagaagtgtttgtcGAACAAACAAATGGTTTTCAAGATCCTCACTTCCCGGATCATGTgttaagattgaagaaagctctttatggtttgaaacaagctcctagaGCTTGATATGATCGGCTTACAGATTACCTATTGGACagaggattcaaaaggggataTGCCAATCGGACTCTATTTGTCAACTGATGAGAACTACCTTATTATGGCTCAAgaatatgttgatgacattgtATTTGGAGCTACCACAAATGCTCGGGCTATAGAGTTCTTcgaggagatgaagaaagaatttgagatgagtatggtgggggagcttacatttttcttgggccttcaagtcCAGCAAAAGAAGGAAGGTATATTCATTTCACAAGAAAAATATGCTAGAAAtcttgtcaagaagtttggattAGATTCCAAAAatcatgcctccactcccatgagttCATCCACAAAGCTTAATCTTGATCCTTCTGGGGAAGAAGTAAGTCCAACtttgtataggagcatcattGGGAGTTTGCTCTATCTTACGGCAAGTAGACCGAATATTGCTTTTAGCGTGGGAGTTTGTGCTCGATATCAAGCCGCTACAAAGGAATCCCACTTGACTGCTATGAAGCGAATCATACGATATGTTAATGGCACTCCGGATTACGACTTGTGGTACTCAAAGGATTCCAATGCATGCCTTGCGGGGTATTTAAATGCAGATTGGGCTGGAAGTGTGGATGACTGGAAGAGTACCTCAGGTAGCTGTTTCTATCTTGGCAACAACCTTGTCTcttggatgagcaagaaacaaaattcagtgTCACTCTCTACGGCAGAAACAGAGTACATA is a genomic window of Quercus lobata isolate SW786 chromosome 2, ValleyOak3.0 Primary Assembly, whole genome shotgun sequence containing:
- the LOC115965569 gene encoding secreted RxLR effector protein 161-like, which gives rise to MSSSTKLNLDPSGEEVSPTLYRSIIGSLLYLTASRPNIAFSVGVCARYQAATKESHLTAMKRIIRYVNGTPDYDLWYSKDSNACLAGYLNADWAGSVDDWKSTSGSCFYLGNNLVSWMSKKQNSVSLSTAETEYIATGSCCTQLL